A stretch of Castanea sativa cultivar Marrone di Chiusa Pesio chromosome 2, ASM4071231v1 DNA encodes these proteins:
- the LOC142623709 gene encoding methylesterase 10-like encodes MGDDVKHFVLVHGVCHGSWCWYRLIALLKQAGHRVTALDLGACGINPKQLNEITSIWDYVRPLMEFMASLPQGESVILVGHSYAGLCISLAMESFPEKVSLGVFVTAYMPDFKSPPLTLIQEYFKRTPKESTMDCQLSLDSVLFGPDYMRTKVYAHCRSEDLELAEVLIRPNGLFMEDFSKEGMLTEEKYGSIDRVFIVCEEDEVMKEEFQRLIIEDSPPKEVILIREAGHMVMLSKPSELCQRLVEVAGRYHRLY; translated from the exons ATGGGAGATGATGTGAAGCACTTTGTTTTAGTACATGGAGTTTGCCATGGGTCTTGGTGCTGGTACAGGCTTATCGCTCTGCTCAAACAAGCTGGTCACCGTGTCACTGCTTTGGACCTTGGTGCTTGTGGGATCAACCCCAAACAGCTAAATGAGATCACTTCTATTTGGGACTACGTGCGCCCGTTGATGGAGTTCATGGCCTCTCTCCCTCAAGGTGAGTCTGTGATTTTGGTTGGTCATAGCTATGCCGGCCTTTGTATCTCTCTAGCCATGGAAAGCTTCCCAGAAAAAGTTTCACTAGGAGTTTTTGTCACAGCCTATATGCCAGACTTCAAATCTCCACCACTAACTCTCATCCAAGAA TATTTCAAAAGGACCCCAAAAGAATCCACAATGGATTGCCAATTATCTTTAGATTCGGTATTATTTGGCCCGGATTATATGAGAACCAAGGTGTACGCCCACTGTCGATCAGAG GATTTGGAATTGGCTGAAGTGTTGATAAGGCCAAATGGATTGTTCATGGAAGACTTTTCTAAGGAGGGTATGCTAACAGAAGAGAAGTATGGGTCAATTGATCGGGTTTTTATAGTTTGCGAAGAAGATGAAGTGATGAAAGAGGAATTCCAACGCTTGATAATCGAGGACAGCCCCCCAAAAGAAGTGATTTTAATTAGGGAAGCTGGGCATATGGTGATGCTCTCAAAACCCAGTGAACTTTGCCAAAGGTTAGTGGAAGTTGCTGGCAGATATCATCGTCTTTATTAG
- the LOC142625412 gene encoding uncharacterized protein LOC142625412, producing the protein MKRKILLEDKCEQCGVEVETVLHALWECAMLDDIWDGVSDFEDRRQLGISNIRDLIILVREKRKNIDLMAMVMWTIWHRRNQIRVSTNDFPKAQLGKAGLGVVIHDCQGKAIASLSEQAPLPFSPVIVEAMAAARVMSFTQELGISEFMLEGDSEVVINSLRSKEPSLSSFGHILESAKSSLVTSKCIAFSHVRRTGNKVAHNLARHARHVRGLSVWVEDVPPLLYDVLFADPV; encoded by the exons ATGAAGAGGAAGATCTTATTAGAAGACAAGTGTGAGCAATGTGGGGTTGAGGTTGAAACGGTACTCCATGCTTTGTGGGAGTGTGCCATGCTAGATGATATTTGGGACGGTGTTTCAGATTTTGAAGACCGAAGACAACTTGGCATCTCAAATATTAGAGACCTGATCATACTGGTccgtgagaaaagaaaaaatatagacCTCATGGCCATGGTGATGTGGACGATATGGCATAGGCGAAACCAAATCCGAGTGAGCACAAATGACTTTCCGAAAGCCCAG CTGGGCAAGGCGGGTCTGGGAGTGGTAATTCACGATTGTCAAGGAAAGGCTATAGCTTCGCTGTCAGAGCAAGCCCCTCTGCCATTTTCGCCGGTCATAGTGGAAGCCATGGCAGCAGCAAGGGTGATGTCCTTCACACAAGAACTTGGTATTTCAGAGTTCATGCTTGAAGGTGATTCGGAAGTGGTAATAAATTCTCTTCGAAGTAAAGAACCCTCTCTATCTTCTTTTGGCCATATTCTGGAGTCTGCTAAATCCTCATTAGTTACCAGTAAATGTATTGCTTTCTCTCATGTTCGTAGAACTGGTAATAAAGTTGCACACAACCTAGCTAGACATGCTAGACATGTTAGAGGTTTGTCGGTGTGGGTGGAGGATGTTCCACCACTCCTCTATGATGTACTATTTGCTGATCCCGTTTGA